A window of Mucilaginibacter robiniae genomic DNA:
GTAAAGCTCCAACGATTGGAAATCTCCTAAACCGGATTGATTACCAGCAGAACCATAGCTAACCTTAAATTTAAAATCGCTGAAAATATTTTTAACTGGCTCAAAAAACGATTCGTTGGAAACAACCCAGCTTAAACCTGCCGAACCGAAGTTGGCATAGCGGTAGTTGGCACCAAAACGTGATGAACCATCGCGGCGGCCATTCAGTTGCAGAAAGTAGCGATCTTTGTAAGAATAGTTGATGATAGCGAAGTATGATAACAACGCGTTTTCGGTTCCGCTGCCGCGTACGGTAGGGATAAAGTTGTTGGTTGCATTACCTGGCGTAATACCTGCTTCGTTTTCAAAAGCGCCGCCTAAACCGTAACCGGTAAAACCGAAGTTTGAATCGGTACCTTTTACTACCTCATTAAATAACGTGGCCGATAAGTTATGGTCGGTTCCGAATTTCCTATTGTAACCGATAGAGGAAGTAAGCGTATATCGTACAAACTTATCATACCCGCGCGATAAAGCACCTTTTCCACCAGTTGAGCCTATACCTTCATTAGTAAGCGGACTATAATACACCGAAGTTTCGGTTGATGTATAATCGGCACCGCCGTTTACCTTGGCAAATAAACCGGGTATAACCGGCACGCGATAGACCGCATAAACATTGCCTACCAGCTTCATTTCGCCGCTCAGGTTTTTATTCTCCAGCAGCTCAGGCAGTGGGTTGGGCTGGCCGGTAGGGTTTTGTGTGTAGGTGCCATCTGCGTTATAAGGCGCTAGGTAGGGGTTTGACCAGCGTATAGCATTTAAAGGTGCTGAAACTGTGGTGTTGGCTTCGGCTGTAGCCTTTAAGTCTGAATAACCTAATGTAGAGTTCAGGCCAAAATCCCAATCTTTGGTACCACTGGATACGTTAACCCGGCCGGTATAACGTTTTAAACCGGTAGTAGGTACGGTACCGGTTTGGTCGAATATATTACCCGAAATCAGGTATTTAGTACGGTCGCTGCCACCCGAAATGCTCAGGTTGTGGCTTTTGGTAGTACCGGTTTGAAAAAATATTTTTTCCCAGTCGGTATGAATTTTTCTGAAAGCTGCAATCTCCGCATCGGTCCAGCCGTTTGGGTTGCCGTTAACAAGCTCATAATCCAGCTTCTCGTCGGTGTTCATTACGCGCAATTTGTTTTCAGGAGCTTTAGAGCGGCCCAACTGCAAATCATACCGGATAACGGGGCGGCCTGACTGGCCTTGTTTCGAAGTAATAACTACAACGCCGTTCGATCCTCTGGAACCGTACTGAGCCGTAGCAACCGCATCTTTCAAAATGTTGAATGAGGCAAAATCATTCGGGTTTAAGCTGGCAAAATCGCGGGCGGTAATTTCTATACCATCCAGAATGTATAGCGGCGTTGTGCCACCCAGTACCGAACCCCGACCCCTGATGGTAATGTAAGCAGGTGCGCCTGGCTGACCAGAATTTGACTCTACTAAAACACCTGCTGCCCGGCCTTGCAGGGCTTGGTCAAACGATGCCAGAGGTACTTGGCTTACCTGATCGCCGCGAATGGTGGTTACTGAGCCAGATACTTCACGCTTGTTTTGCGTGTTATAACCGGTTACAATTACCTCGTTTAATGATTGCTGGTCTTCCTGTAATACTACGCCAATAGTACCACCGGTTATTACTACTTCCTTTTGCTTAAAGCCAATGTAGGTAAATACCAAAACTTTAGCGCCTGGGCTTACATTTAACGTAAAGTTGCCCTGTGAATCAGTTTGTGTACCACTGGAAGTGCCTTTCACACTAACGCTCACGCCCGGCAGCGGCGAGCCATCGTTTTGTGCAGTTACTTTACCGTTAACGCTTCGGTTTTGCCCGAAAGTGGCAATGGAGTAAAGCAAGGTGAATAAAAAAATGAGTAGATTTTTCGTCATAGAAGGGGTTATTAAATATAAATTATTAGGGGCTTTTGCTGTGCTTAATGCGTGGAGAGAGGGAGGGCTGTTGTTTATTCTGCTTTGGAGTATCCTTTAAAAATTGTGCAAAAGTATTACCTTATTGAGAATAAACCATGTTAAATAATTAAATTTTCATAATGGTAGGGTTGGCTTTTATGTAGCCTAGGTAAAGTGCATCAGGCAGTACAAGCTTGTACAGGTTGAAGGTTTTGATTAATAAGGGAAAGCACCATAATAACCGGGGATAAAAAAGTATGAATTAAAAAGCTTGCCCTTAATAGTTTTACTACCTTTGAAGTTAGTCAGCATTTTTGTACGGGCTGTAGTTGCTGTTTATGCAACTGGAGTATGTACTTTCAAAAATGAAGTGAACTGACTATTTCTCACTTAGCCGTTCCCCTGATATTATTTCTGTATAAAATACTTTAAGTCAGTTTAGTAGTTAAACAGGCAGAACAAGAGTATTGCAAAAGCCGTAATATTTTCATATACTAAGTACTTCTACCATTTAAGGTTGAACACATATTTGTTTATACAATGTCAGATAACACTGAAAAACCTGAAAAGAAATTAGCCGATCTAAAAAGTTCGGTTAATAAATCCAGTGGCAGCAAAAAGCAGTCGAAAAAAACTGCATTCCCTATCGTGGGTATTGGCGGCTCGGCAGGTTCATTTCAGGCTTTCGAAAAGTTTTTTACGCACATGCCGGCCGATAGTGGTATGGCCTTCGTGATTATTATGCACCTGGACCCCAACCATAAAGGTCAGGTTAGCGAATTAATCCGGAAGTATTCACCTATGCCGGTGTTAGAAGCGATAGACGGTATGCCGGTAGAGGCTGACCATATTTACATTATACCGCCTAATAAAGATATGGGCATACATAACCGTAAGCTGTTGCTGCTGAATGTGCAGAAGCCTAACGGTTACCGGCAGCCCATTGATTATTTTTTGCAAAGCCTGGCCGACGACCAATGGAACAAATCGGTAGGGATTATCTTTTCGGGTATGGGTTCTGATGGGGAAACCGGGGTGCGCATGGTTAAGGAAAAGCTGGGTATGGTTATGGTGCAAGATCCTGAAACGGCTCCTTATAGCAGCATGCCCATTGCAGCCATTGGTACTAATTTGGTTGATTATGTATTATCGCCAGAAGAAATGCCGATGTGCCTGATTCAGTACCTGAACCACCCGGTGCTATCTGAAGAGCCTTCTGAACAGGCGCGAATGGAAATCAGGAATAGTACCTCGGTGCAAAAAGTACTGATGCTGTTGCGTTCACATACCGGGCATGATTTTTCATTGTATAAAAAAAGCACTATTGTGCGCCGTATCGACCGCAGGGTAGCCTACCATCAACTGCCCGATTATGTGCATTACGTTAATTACCTGCGTGAAAACCCGCAGGAAGTAGATGTACTGTTTAATGAATTGCTGATTGGCGTAACCAAGTTTTTCAGGGATGCGGCTGCTTTCGAATCACTCAAGAATAAACTGCAACCCATTATACAGCAAAAAAGCACTAATGAACCTGTTCGGGTATGGATAGCTGGTTGTTCAACCGGCGAAGAAGCTTACTCCATAGCTATGCTGCTGATTGAATGCCTGGATGTACCCAAAAAAGCCAAGCTGCCCAAAATACAGATTTTTGCTACCGATTTGGATGCAGAGGCTATTGAGCATGCCCGTGCAGGCGTATATAACACCAATATTGTTGCCGATGTATCGCCCGAACGTATTACGCGCTTTTTTATCAAAAATGAAGCTAACTATACTGTAAAAAAAGAGTTACGCGAAATGATTGTGTTTGCCCAGCACAACCTCATTAAAGATGCGCCTTTTACCCGGCTTGATTTGCTGTGCTGCCGCAACGTAATGATTTACCTGACCGCCGAGCTGCAAAAAAAGATTATCCCGGTATTTCATTATTCGCTTAACCCTAAAGC
This region includes:
- a CDS encoding SusC/RagA family TonB-linked outer membrane protein encodes the protein MTKNLLIFLFTLLYSIATFGQNRSVNGKVTAQNDGSPLPGVSVSVKGTSSGTQTDSQGNFTLNVSPGAKVLVFTYIGFKQKEVVITGGTIGVVLQEDQQSLNEVIVTGYNTQNKREVSGSVTTIRGDQVSQVPLASFDQALQGRAAGVLVESNSGQPGAPAYITIRGRGSVLGGTTPLYILDGIEITARDFASLNPNDFASFNILKDAVATAQYGSRGSNGVVVITSKQGQSGRPVIRYDLQLGRSKAPENKLRVMNTDEKLDYELVNGNPNGWTDAEIAAFRKIHTDWEKIFFQTGTTKSHNLSISGGSDRTKYLISGNIFDQTGTVPTTGLKRYTGRVNVSSGTKDWDFGLNSTLGYSDLKATAEANTTVSAPLNAIRWSNPYLAPYNADGTYTQNPTGQPNPLPELLENKNLSGEMKLVGNVYAVYRVPVIPGLFAKVNGGADYTSTETSVYYSPLTNEGIGSTGGKGALSRGYDKFVRYTLTSSIGYNRKFGTDHNLSATLFNEVVKGTDSNFGFTGYGLGGAFENEAGITPGNATNNFIPTVRGSGTENALLSYFAIINYSYKDRYFLQLNGRRDGSSRFGANYRYANFGSAGLSWVVSNESFFEPVKNIFSDFKFKVSYGSAGNQSGLGDFQSLELYSRTVYNGVSGLSQTQLASPNLTWEQRKTFNTGIEFTAFKGRIGGTLEYYNALTDKLLLNQQLSRTTGYTSITSNLGAMRNSGIEASLNVDVLKTRRIRWNLYGNFTYNKNRVTKLYAGQNEITDDISIIRPGTSFNSLYLVRYAGVDPANGNSIYLDKNGNPTETYNANDRVLVGSTEIPYFGGFGTVVSYKGLELNTLFSFVKGNKIYNNDRANVENPDLSFDNISADLSREWRTPGQITDIPRATQTLVSGTTRFVEDGSFLRLRNVTLSYDLPKKLISAIKISSLRFFVQGQNLATWSKFRGFDPEVTSSTANGSAGTLTGSQYPALRTITAGLSVGL